ttgcctgtgactgttctagttaaactgtttagtttaaatttgtagtcacattgtttttaaaaatcattatttgcttttagttttgattttccgacattttattccaactgttttgttttttacatgcttttattctgtttttttattttcctatgttttaatcatgtaaagcacttttacattgtccttgtactgaaatgtgctacacaaatataCTTGCCTTACTTCCAGTTACCTGGAGTAGAAACATGTCATATCAGAGTGAGATTGTTGCAAAGTGAATGAACCCTCGGAGTGGTGGAGGGCTAACGAGACAGTCACCCACGTCAgaaatttgcaaaaaacaacaactcaaaaATTTTTTATCTGTAGGatatcataaaatgttttagacATCAGTGGTCTACATTTTCACAAGAGACCGTCGTTGGGTTTAGGGCTGATCTTTCTTTCCCATCTGGACAACATCTGTGTTCCTATGTGGAGAGACCGTGACTTGGCTGACCTTGTTGACTGCACACCCACCAGATGAGCTACGGCTTGTCAATCCTCTCTCGGTCTGCCAAGAATGAGGAAAACCTTTTGATTATGCACAAAACTGAACccacctcttgcccattgacagctggagatggcaCCAGCACATCTCGCGTGACCCCACACGGGATATACGTgctagaaaatggatggatgcatgaaaCTGCAAGCTGAATCCATAGAATCGGCACCTTAAAGTGGAGAAGGGTCTTGGGAACACAAACGATCTTGCTGGGTAAATTGTGGGGGGTGTTCAGCCACCTGTTTCGGATCTCCAAAGGGAAAATTTCAAATTTCAAAATGACATCACTACAAACGAACATGATGCCTGAGCACAAAGAGGTTAATAAGTGTCGATAGCACCTGACCACCTTGAGCAATAGGTTCATTTTGCAATTGAATCATCAGACCTGTGGCGCTGCCTTGGACACTTTGGTGTAGGAAGGAGCAGAGCTGTGAGTTTATGGTAGTGAGTCAGATCTGCTGCTGGACAGACCTGGCAAACCCAAGCATGTGGTGAGGGTGAACTGAAAACCTTAACTAACAGCTTTAAAAACCAATGGTTAAGacaagaaaaaggcttaaataaGCTAAATAACCCAAACTAGTGAATTTGATGTcccaaaaaaatcaacaatataGTGTTGTAAAATGGTTCATTTAACTTCAGCTATTGGTTGTTCTTCACCTCACCTGTAAAAACTCAACTCCATcccttttgggtttttgttttgtgctcaTAAAGCGGCAACAGTGTTAACATCATCAAAGCTACACAAACCTCAGTTGACAAACGAGTTCATCTCTTCAAGCATAAAACACATCAGCCTTCAgtcagcttttatttcttttgaggacaggacatttttttcagtaattgtTTCCAACAGGAGAAGGTGTAAGTGATGGCTCTTCGGGAAAAAACGCATAACTGAATTTTAGTGGACACATGTGAATGATGTCCTTGATGCTGTCCACATTGGGGACAGCCTGGGTATGAGAAATTCAGGCCCGCAGGCAGGTAACGCTTGCATCATTCTGGCACAGAGGATCCACCAGTCTATGTGGCTCACTTGGCTCCATTTGAAGCCATCTTTGGTCCGcttgctgtttttaatcaagACGCTGCTGCGTTAATGCAAACTGACTTGGGCTGAGGCGTGCGGGGGCAGTCGTCTGAGCTCAGACACATACAGAGAAGGCGAAAATTACATGTAAGACAGCATAATCAGacgatgatatatatatatatatatatatatatatatatatatatatatatatatatatatatatatatatatatatatatatatatatatacaggactgtctcagaaaattagaatattgtgtattctttattttctgtaatgcaattaaaaaacatgacatgtcatacattctggattcattacaaatcaactgaaatatcgcaagccttttattgttttaatatcgctgattatggcgtacagctgaagaaaactcaaaaatcctatctcaaaatattagaatatttcctcagaccaagtaaaaaaaaaaaaattataacagcaaaacaaaatcaaacattataaaatgtccattaatgcactcagtacttggttgggaatcctttgcacagattactgcatcaatgcggcgtggcatggaggcaatcagcctgtggcattgctgaggtgttatggatgcccaggatgcttcaatagcggcctttagctcatttgcattgttgggtctggtgtctttcagcttcttcttcacaataccccacaaattctctatggggttcaggtcaggggaattggcaggccaatcaaggacagtaatgccatggtcagtacaccagttactgtgagaatcttatgtcgtctcttaaccactaccatacttgtgatttagtttactgaaccaagctgaggctcaggaaaccctgcagtgtttcgagttaattagacgattcaagtgattagttgaatagcctactagtatactttttcatgatattctaatattttgagataggatatttgggtttcttaagctgtaagccataatcagcgatattaaaacaataaaaggcttgcgatatttcagttgatttgtaatgaatccagaatgtatgacatttcatgttttttaattgcattacagaaaataaagaactttatcacaatattctaattttctgagacagtcctgtatatacatatatatataagtacTATTTGCTGCCCTACCAAAGtattctttttgcttttttgtaacACGTCACTTCttcctttctttgctttttcagcAGCTGACAGCTTCAATCCCCATTGCTGTCCACCGAGGGTTCCTCCAGTTGCCACTGCAGACACAACACAGCTCCCGGAAGCCACAGCTAGTATAATGGAAGCCCTGATTATGGCTCATTTGGATTTCATGTCCCTGACTCGCCAAAGAACATGAGAGAAACTCTTCCTGAGGAGTTGAAGATCCTCTGAACTGGATTCTGAGGTTTGCGGTTCACCCTCACCAATCATTTGGGTTTGCCGTGTCTGGCCAGCAGCTCATCTGACTCACAACCAGATGGTTATCAGCTGACGGCTCTGCCCCTTCCTACCGGCTGTGCTGGTcattttttgccattttacttTCCGTACTCGTGCAGGTTTGGCTCTTTTCGTCACAAGCGTTTTTGGACATTTTGTACTTGTACTGACAATCTGTTTAATGTCATCATTTATTCCTGTCCATTGTAAGGAAATGTGGATGAATAGCTCCAATAAAAGAAATTAATGTGAAGGAGTTTGCTTTAATTTATCTTGATAGAGGCTcataatctgtcatattttatgAATCAAGTCGCCAAAAATGGGAATCAGACGTATGATAAACAGTAATAtggtgtaataataataataaaaaaaaaactacagaaaatTATACACCATGAAATTACAAGTAAGTTTTTggctttttatgttatttttcttcaaataaaaaattcttCACTGAGAACAGTAATCTCATAAGCAATTAGCATAAGTAGATGATTAAAAATTGGTTTGCTAATAAGCAGAAAATGTAGCTAGGAAGGGATGAAATAAATGTTGCTCATGGTAAAGAGGCAAATATACCAGGAGCCAAGAGCATGTCTGTGCAGGTATACACATTAATTTAGTGAATTTTACGTTTTCTTTACATAGCTGAAGATAAATGTTTCCCTTTTCTTGGAAAAATGATCTTAAAATGAATAGTGGCTTGTAAATTACTCCCAAAATAAATTTCCTCCTCAGATCAGAGCTAAAACTACAGGTAATGTTCTTCCTCATCACAGAacgcacatttttttttagctaggCTTGCTAATACATTGATAGTAGCTAACAAATAACTTCTTAGCTCAACTCTGCTAAtcttacatttaaatgtgtgcGCCACCATTGTGGTCTAATCTATTCAAAATATTCTGAATTGTTAGTTTTAAATTCTGACTGCAGTCTGTTTTGGCTGCAGGAGTTAACGCTACTATCTTATAGGTGACTCACAGCTGTCAATTATGACTTCACATCCATTCTTTTATATAAAATTGCTAATTAAGACCTACATACTAGGGTAGATGTGATTTTAATAAGGTATAAAAATTGTACTTAAAGCCAATATCTCCATTTTAGTCATGAAGTAGGCAGGAAAGGAACCTGGGGGGGGGTTGTAGTTTTTGTTTCACCTTCCAGGTTCAGCTTGGGTATCCAGGATTTGTACCttcttattttaaaacactagcgcaaataaatgcacaaagaCAATTTTACAGTGGTGTGGTCTGTTATATTTAAGTTACACAAATCAGGTTACAAACATCTTAGTTACAAgtgtgcaaaaaaagaaaattacagacTTCATTTCAACAGAGAACACATGGAAGTGTAAGAAAATACAGTGACCATTATGAAATCTTTTAATTCCTACTGTTCCCAgtgaaaacaaaaccaaaacagattGTCATTTACATTCTGTCAAATATACCATCACTTTACAATCATCACCTGTTCTGTATGCGTCTGGTCAGAGTATCCTTAGCTCTTTCATTTGATTTCTGCTTCacgctttaaaaaaacacacttgtGACCGAGGGGGGAAGAGGGGAGGCTAGCATCAACATTTAGCTACAAATATAAAGTGAGTTGGTGCCAAATATAAATGGGAACTTAAAATCTGGATTAAAAAAGGTAgcagctattaaaaaaaaatatttatttatttattttcaaccaATAAAATCCCCCTCTTTgtctaatttctttaaaaaaaaaaaagtttgttttggttgttttgccttcatggtaaaatgtagttttatgctgagctgaagaggtTCTACTTCATCGTCTTCACTAGTTAGTCTTTCTGAGGAAAGCCGGAACAACATGCACTCTTCGCACTAAACCCTATTTGtcagtgaggtttttttttttctaggccTGTTAACTGTCAACATAAAGCGCCCCACTGCTGCGCTGTTAGTGGTAGGTGCTGTGAAATAGACTTTTACAGGAAACCGCAATCGGTGCTCCCGACCGACCGGCCTTCGCTCTAATCGCAGCTTCACATCTTAAACTCGTTTTTTCTCGTCTTCCTCTCGTCTGGTTAGGACAGCAGCAGCTTGGCCGCGTAGAGCAGGATCCCGCTCAGGCCGGCGGTGGCAGCCACAGCGATCACCCTCACCAGGAGGAAGTCCATGGAGTCCTCCAGCTTCGTGTGCAGCCGCAGGACCTGCCTTTGGGTGTCCTCTCGGCTGCCTGAGTTTTCGATGACGTGGTTGGCCAGGCCGCGCTTCTCGTTGAGCGGCATCTGCGCTGCCACGCGCTGCTCGGCCTGCTCCTGGGTCAGGCTGTCCCGCTGCATGAGGCGCTGCAGCTGAGTGGCGGGGTCGCTGGGAAGCGGCAGAGGACGAAGGATTAGAGATTTTTCCCTTAAAGACTTCTTCTACTTCTGGGTTTGCCACTATTACATATTCCAATCATTAAATACATGTTATTGTCAGGCAAAGATGACCTGAGTTAATACAAAAGCTACTTTATAAAGATGGTTAAAGACCCTGGCCGTATGTGAAGAAGGTAATCAGCCTCCAAACTTACTGTTCGGCAGCACCAGCTGCCTCAAGCATTTTTAATGCCTTTTATGTCACTGTGGAGGATTTTTGGGCAGCATTGTTTTAACTTAGGCACACAGGAGGCATTTTGAGCATGAATGGCTTGTTTTAGGTCACGCCGCAGCATCTCAgtcggactttgactagaccacaataaaacctctgtgttttttagtCTCCTGTGTGGCCCAAACGCGCCTGAGTTTAAGGTCACTAGCTGATAGCCTCGTGTTTTCCCATAGAAGTTCTGATAGAGCAGAATTCACATCCACTAAGAAAGGCAAGACCCAGACGTCTGCAGTGGTTTAACACTGAAACTCTTCTATTTATGCCACGTTTTCCCAGTTTTTTCCTTATTGTTAAAAGATGAACACTGACGTTAACTGAGGCCTGAAGGGCTTTagatattacttttttttttttcaaccactAGATGTGTGGTTGATGGAGTGTTGAAGTAATATCAGTAGGCTGGCCACTCCTGGAAAGGTTCACTGCTGTTCCacgttttctccatttgtggataacgACTCTCCTGTCGCTCATCAGAGTCCCAAAGTCTCAGGAACAACATCCCAAACCACTTCCAGTCAAAAAACATatacattatttttgtttctcaaccttttttttaGATTGGGGTCGATGCGTTTCTCCTTTTGGCAAACTTCATGTCATAAGATAGATTCTAATTAAGTGTTTTCTCGATTGTACAAATCTGGTATCGATAAAAACCAGCCATCAGTCCATTGTCTATTCCTACCCCTCTGTGCAGAGTGGTGGGTGGGGACTGATGGCTCTGGTGCCTACCTCCAGCAGTCACTGGCCGTGGTGCGGGCTACACCCTGAACAGGACCGAACTAGGTGTGGCAAGAGAAATATGAACCTagctttttcaaaaaatgtggtTAGTTATAGTGATCATTTAACAAAGGTTGTTGTTATAGTTGTTATTGAAATCTATTCTCCTTCAATAGATAAACGATATGAAAACTGCATTCTCCATTCACCAGGGTCATCTTAGAATAAATATAGGTGCAGCACTAGAAAGGCTAAAGAGGCTGCAGAGTCTCTTAAAATTGGGTTTAACAGCAAGTGGGTGTTAAATACAAAggttaaaacaaagtatttctgatATTAAGCCAGCTTAGAGCGGGTCTTACCAGTAAACGACCACGGTGTGGTTCAGAAACTTGGTGAGACGTCTCGTTTCAAAGAGGAGGGGCACATCCAAGACCACATAGCGGTACCCTAGAGAGTCATTATCGATCAAAAATAATCAGCGTTAGCACATTTCCACTCTGAATGACAACCAGAGCAATAAAGAGCAGAGTGGGAGAGCTTTATTGCTTGATTATTCTGACTTAAAGCTAACGAAAACCCAGAAGTCAATTCACGACGTGCTCTATACAACCGTTTcattggaaagttgagtggaaggaagaaattGTGGTTCAAAAAGGCGCACAAGCGGCAGACGCTAAAAGGACTGGATTGTTGCCCTAGGTCTAACGGTACGCCTCTCAGATGAAAggaaattttacatttcttgAGGACTTTGAGGTCCCAGTGTGAAAAGTTTTCATAGTTGGTGAGGATTTGGGGACCGTGTCACCTGCTAGTGTTGctcctttccaaaaaaaaaaaaaagcaaaaaacaaagcaactggacttgttttctgtagttgaagacgtttcgcttcctctccaggaagctttctcaattcaaaaagtctggagtaatgatgagtaacaagctttatactattgccaaacaaaggccttgtaatggcttagacaacatgcaaattcatgCAAATTCAGAATTTGCACAAATTTGCAtgcgtcttcaactacggaaaacaagtccagtcgctttgttttttactttttttggaatgaccatgacctggatgactgagaatcttcaccagcatgttgCTCCTTTGTGTTTTATCACAACCGAGGTCCCTCTGATGACAATCTTAATGGAGATGCtgactttattttctaaaacgACTTGTCTGCTCACGCAGACAACTAACAGCTTTGATCGCCATAGTATCGCTGCAAAAAGGCTTATATTTccgttgtatttattttttaattggtcaaacataatttatgtattcttttctgaaaaactgaattttcCTAAATAATTATTGTCAGCACATTTACACTCATGCATGAAAACCAGCAACAAAATCAATCAACACAACAAGCGACACATGAAAATGTTGCTTTCGGGTTCTTGTGATACCTTATTCAGATATGGAGAGCGCACCAATagatgttaaattaatttattttaaatatagtttTCAAATACAAAGCATATACAAGAAGTagacaagtctttttttttcttattgttctgacgtaatattctaattttctaaaATTACTTTTGGGGTTTTAATTAGTCGGGAGGCCACAGTCAAAATGATCAAAACCAAAAATGCTTGAAATGCACCACGCtgtgtgtaataaatctttaaaatatgtttttcagtgAATTACTGACTTCATCTCCCTTCTTTTCATTTAGAAAGCACAAAATGAGGCACAAACTCGTCTCCTCACCTCTCAGGAAGTAGAATACGATCTGTTTGAGCATCGCTCTGTGAATCTCCGGGTGCGTGATGGAGTTCAGTAGCTTCCTCTTCTCTTCGTGGGCAAAGATGATTTGGCCGAGCTTCTGCCGGTCGATCTGCCcgttctccagcagaacctcgGGCCCGAAGTGATAGACGATCCGGGAATAGGCGGGAGTGTGCGGCTCCACAACTGACACATACAAAGCCACAAAACCTTTGGTTACATTATTGCTAAATTTATTACATCAAGTCTTAAAGACAGGAGGAGACGCAGGGTAAACAGGCAGAAGTCTtcataaacatattttacaacAGATTCATCACTTGCCTGTGATGATCTCATTTGCATAACCCCTCATTTTACTTCCTACAGGCAGCATCACGCTCCTCTCTCACTTCTGCGACCTTTTCAATCTTCTCCACATAACTAAGACGTCGTCCCCGGAGTCGACGCTTACATCCTTCGTGATTCATAACACTCTCTCCAAGCATTTGTCCTAATGAATCCTTTTTATTTGAGAGAAAGTTGCCCCGAAGAAGACTTCCAGAGGATGACGCGTTTGGCGGATACTTTGGCCAGCAGGGGCTAAGTTCAGAAGATGGCGGTCCTACCTTTCCTGGCCACCACGTCGGCGTCTATGATGGGGCAGCCGAGCTCCCGCAGCATGGAGGACACCGTGCTTTTCCCCGAGGCGATCCCCCCGGTGAGTCCGACCAGGAACATCCTGAGGCGCGGACACAGAAAGAGGCATTCAGTTACAGCGCCGGTCGGCCATTTTGTTTCTGATCATTTCCAGATCAAACCTGTAAAGTTGTTTAAAGACATGAGAGACCCTCAAAGATTAGATTCACTTTTAAAGAGTTTGGGGAGAACACGCAGCtgtc
Above is a genomic segment from Fundulus heteroclitus isolate FHET01 chromosome 10, MU-UCD_Fhet_4.1, whole genome shotgun sequence containing:
- the dcakd gene encoding dephospho-CoA kinase domain-containing protein, whose protein sequence is MFLVGLTGGIASGKSTVSSMLRELGCPIIDADVVARKVVEPHTPAYSRIVYHFGPEVLLENGQIDRQKLGQIIFAHEEKRKLLNSITHPEIHRAMLKQIVFYFLRGYRYVVLDVPLLFETRRLTKFLNHTVVVYCDPATQLQRLMQRDSLTQEQAEQRVAAQMPLNEKRGLANHVIENSGSREDTQRQVLRLHTKLEDSMDFLLVRVIAVAATAGLSGILLYAAKLLLS